A genome region from Magnolia sinica isolate HGM2019 chromosome 8, MsV1, whole genome shotgun sequence includes the following:
- the LOC131253824 gene encoding probable LRR receptor-like serine/threonine-protein kinase At3g47570 has translation MEYLHHDCETPVVHCNLKPSNVLLDEDMNAHVGDFGLAKMILQNTTSNHQLTGMIELKGSIGYIPLEYSLRGGVLMKGDVYSYGILLLELFTRKKLTDETFGGELTL, from the exons ATGGAGTACCTGCACCATGACTGTGAGACTCCAGTGGTGCATTGCAATTTGAAACCGAGCAACGTTCTTCTTGATGAGGATATGAATGCACATGTGGGTGATTTCGGGCTCGCGAAGATGATTCTTCAGAACACTACCTCAAATCATCAGTTAACTGGCATGATCGAGCTGAAAGGATCGATTGGATACATTCCTCTAg AATACAGTTTGCGGGGTGGGGTATTGATGAAAGGAGATGTGTACAGTTATGGAATACTTCTGTTGGAGCTTTTCACCAGGAAGAAGTTGACAGATGAGACGTTTGGAGGGGAACTAACTCTATAG
- the LOC131253825 gene encoding probable LRR receptor-like serine/threonine-protein kinase At3g47570, with the protein MTKALLKGKFKICRNLVGLKKGNQLNGIKPAELGRLQKLVNLQFNSNNLTGKIPPSLFNISSLINFQVTNNQLMGSLPSDLFFKLPDLIIIYVAMNQLTRLIPCSLSNASTIEEADFSRNSFSGRIPILGNLPRILVLNFEFNHLVSDGPDGLDFITSLSNSRRLKTFSVGTNRLTSRLPSSITNLSRTLLELEMEYNQIEGTLPDEIGNLVNLTMLSVRYNSLSGRIPLTSDNHVTGSIPETLANCRHLRSLDLFANGLEGTIPKEIFSIPSLTLIFNLSHNSLSGPLPAEIGKLQMEIARVLNLEIAGNSFQGLIADEVSNLRGIEIIDLSSNNLSGSIPTSLESFKFLHTLNLSVNNIQGEVLKEGIFTNSTAISLDRNSNLCGARVTLGLPNCTGTRNKWSRLKAKLMIIGVVASVSTSCFLCIVFFVLFSRKRKSVKTPTADVIPFHGPHTMYTYYDLRVVMDNFSVKNLIGEGSFRSVYRGVLRDGTMAAIKVFKMDRRDASKSFIAECESMHNIRHRNLVRIISACSSSVFKAFVLSFMPNGCLDSWLHEVDEDLKGRE; encoded by the exons GGGAACCAGCTGAACGGTATCAAACCGGCCGAACTAGGCCGTCTTCAAAAGCTTGTGAATTTACAGTTCAACAGCAATAATCTAACAGGCAAAATCCCACCATCACTGTTCAATATTTCTTCTCTTATAAATTTCCAGGTCACAAACAACCAGTTGATGGGTAGTCTCCCATCGGATCTGTTCTTTAAATTGCCGGATCTAATTATTATCTATGTAGCCATGAATCAGCTGACAAGGCTTATACCATGTTCTCTATCCAATGCCTCAACGATTGAAGAAGCTGATTTCTCTCGAAACAGCTTCAGCGGACGGATTCCAATTCTGGGCAATTTACCAAGAATCCTTGTATTGAATTTTGAGTTCAATCATCTGGTTAGCGACGGAccggacgggttggattttatcACCTCTCTGTCGAACTCCCGCCGTCTGAAAACCTTTTCAGTTGGCACAAATCGGCTGACGAGTCGCCTTCCATCCTCAATCACAAACCTTTCCAGAACGCTTTTAGAGCTAGAGATGGAATATAATCAGATAGAAGGAACCTTGCCCGATGAAATTGGAAACCTAGTTAACCTGACCATGTTATCAGTTAGGTACAATTCACTATCGGGAAGGATCCCATTGACT AGTGACAACCATGTAACAGGATCTATTCCTGAAACTCTTGCAAATTGCCGCCATCTTCGGTCTCTGGACCTCTTTGCAAATGGTCTTGAAGGAACAATACCAAAAGAGATCTTCAGCATCCCCAGCCTCACACTGATCTTCAATCTATCACACAATTCTCTAAGTGGGCCGCTCCCTGCTGAGATTGGAAAACTACAGATG GAGATTGCCAGAGTGTTGAATTTGGAAATAGCTGGAAATTCATTCCAAGGTCTGATTGCGGATGAAGTCAGTAACTTGAGAGGTATAGAGATCATTGATCTCTCATCAAACAATCTATCTGGCTCGATCCCAACTTCTCTAGAGTCTTTCAAGTTCTTACATACCTTGAATCTCTCTGTGAACAATATCCAGGGTGAGGTGCTGAAAGAAGGGATCTTTACGAACTCGACAGCCATCTCTCTTGACAGGAATTCAAACCTATGTGGGGCGAGAGTGACTTTGGGGCTACCCAATTGCACTGGGACTAGAAACAAATGGTCTAGATTGAAAGCGAAGCTCATGATCATAGGAGTCGTGGCTAGCGTCTCCACGTCCTGCTTCCTCTGCATTGTCTTCTTTGTGTTGTTTTCAAGGAAGAGGAAATCAGTGAAAACTCCAACAGCTGATGTGATTCCATTTCATGGCCCCCACACAATGTACACATACTATGATCTGAGAGTTGTGATGGACAATTTCAGTGTGAAGAACTTGATTGGAGAAGGGAGTTTCAGGTCTGTTTACAGAGGAGTTCTGCGTGATGGAACCATGGCCGCGATCAAGGTCTTCAAGATGGACAGACGGGATGCATCCAAGAGCTTCATTGCTGAGTGTGAGTCCATGCATAATATCCGGCATCGGAACCTGGTCCGGATCATAAGCGCCTGCTCAAGTAGTGTGTTCAAGGCATTCGTCTTGTCATTCATGCCGAATGGGTGCTTGGACAGTTGGCTACATGAGGTGGATGAAGATTTGAAGGGAAGAGAGTAG